A window from Pseudomonas frederiksbergensis encodes these proteins:
- a CDS encoding glycine zipper domain-containing protein: MRLTLSTLVLGLLVAQGAMAAGDGTAAVGGGIGGALGNVVGQQMGGSTGAAIGAGVGGAAGSAVGANKGSRTEAAIGGGLGSAGGSVIGNSLGGKTGSTIGAGLGGAAGGAVGNNLGNDSGSSHSGSGHNHKHKNKHKNKHH, encoded by the coding sequence ATGCGTTTGACATTGTCCACGTTGGTTCTGGGACTTTTGGTCGCTCAAGGTGCAATGGCCGCCGGTGACGGCACCGCTGCAGTTGGCGGTGGTATTGGCGGTGCGCTAGGTAACGTGGTCGGCCAGCAAATGGGCGGCAGCACGGGTGCCGCGATTGGCGCCGGTGTAGGCGGTGCGGCAGGTAGCGCGGTCGGCGCCAACAAAGGCAGTCGCACAGAAGCGGCTATTGGTGGTGGTCTGGGATCGGCCGGTGGCTCGGTGATCGGCAATAGCCTGGGCGGCAAGACCGGTTCGACCATTGGCGCAGGCCTGGGTGGCGCGGCGGGTGGGGCGGTAGGCAACAACTTGGGTAACGATAGCGGCAGTTCGCACTCCGGTAGCGGCCACAACCATAAGCATAAAAACAAGCACAAGAACAAACATCACTGA
- a CDS encoding HEAT repeat domain-containing protein, translated as MRPEDKNDIFQKFEAWMGDSENSNWTAYSSELVAKVVLCDFSADDWIKLAATVLSKAEYWQQRCIVSLGENRSPEAIEIIKLILMQSSYFDARTIAIYELDWAEVAIESKYTPAIIEIINSTPYEDVEPELKSLLAKSQASTD; from the coding sequence GTGAGGCCAGAAGATAAGAACGACATTTTCCAAAAATTTGAGGCTTGGATGGGTGATTCAGAAAACTCCAACTGGACTGCCTATTCCAGCGAGCTTGTGGCCAAAGTGGTGTTGTGTGATTTTTCAGCCGATGATTGGATAAAACTTGCAGCAACAGTGTTAAGCAAAGCTGAATACTGGCAGCAGCGTTGTATCGTTTCCTTAGGAGAAAACCGCTCGCCAGAAGCGATTGAAATAATTAAGCTTATCCTCATGCAGTCTTCATATTTTGATGCCCGCACAATCGCAATTTACGAGCTTGATTGGGCGGAGGTCGCAATAGAAAGCAAATATACGCCTGCGATAATTGAAATTATAAACTCGACCCCATACGAGGATGTTGAACCTGAGCTCAAATCGCTATTAGCGAAATCTCAAGCTTCAACGGATTAG
- a CDS encoding RHS repeat-associated core domain-containing protein gives MFIPDNLLALNNTIGLLVVAAMDPEQPNVEAVLGDFRLCLNDYDAWAESFWTGKALDVEQVFKVGNEVRLSAPKNSTTPVSATVAACPASGPLTLVHMFEAARFVPIGNTPMMLEPLLSDVAGKQTFGKPIYDEIGPSGILEIPDCQRGQRYRITFFPDVSADHVKALYASYQGVIDELEGWLRNEWTSEFEPAWAGFSQAAFIERYGMLQQADWRGFENSLNGLWDDVKQVYVLIADLQANSEKLLEYLTRSELETLLNASAESIAKVLLMLSDEPLMFIHLAAFTSWLRMLPPQYIAEVVAEIRTEILISFLLMCLTSPAGLKLHLSEKVLSRIKSPRTRKWLAGASLRLAELTARSDLTAHAGTLKPLMVHSRHAPIKPAPAVPLQITPGVAPVLSVKNPVAIARDKSQAMTRIGRQEHRDDAPDQAKNPNGDSADSVDKTATNKCPVSMVTGEELLTLTDGALDGILPFEFTRLYRTSAVEIDCGLGFGWSHSLSHRLEIEGDSVIWIDHENRRTTFPLPNIERPAIHNSLSRAAIYLGDEPEELILAQAGEKSRFFHFRAGRLTAISDAYGNRLTVQRDISDRIKRLDNGAGRSLLLRYDRSHLLAIDYQRFQPADTLEDAWRTEQTLVAYRYDARHRLIEATNAAGESERYDYDDQHVILQRQLAGGASFFWEWERSGKAARCIRHWASFAQMDARYVWDDHGRVRVNNADGSEEVYEHDERARLVRKVGLDGGEHLKAYDDHGRLLAEQDPLGAVTEYRYDEVGRLIALIPPEDVPTAYEYRNGFLQARYRGQAVWTYQRNAQGDITEASDPDGQVSHYYYDDKGQLLSIRYPDTSRQVFVWNALGQLLEETLPDGGRRRFSYDALGRQLTRQDEHGAVTRYQWDAVGRLLQTTLPTGASRAFSYNAYGKITAERDELGRVTRYEYLDDLHLVSRRLNPDGTQLRYRYDNAQLLLTAIENESGETYRLDYTPNGLIRQETGFDGQRTAYAYDLNGQLLEKTEFGEDGSQRLTAYQRDSAGRLRVKTLPDGSQVEYRYDRLGRLVSVDDGHDHPLEFEYDPQDRLITEHQGWGTLRYGYDACGQLNRLRLPDGSKLDYHHARGGALTAIDLNGARLSDHQFAFGREQQRQQGQLLSEYAYDDQGRLKAHAVSQLYRRDYAYSANGNLDYIADTRHGQRSYHYDPLNRLIGVRHTRDQPPESFAHDPAGNLLMHDRPGPSTVKGNRLLRQGDRHYDYDAFGNLIRERRGTGQKRVTEYRYDGQHRLVGVTTADGRSASYRYDAFGRRISKTVDGKTTEFFWQGDHLIAESSREHYRSYVYEPGSFRPLAMLDGKGPDQACPFYYQLDHLGTPQELTDYSGDIIWAARYTAYGRLTRLNRDTHQVLDQPLRFQGQYFDAETGLHYNRHRYYNPDVGRYLTPDPSKLAGGLNGYQYTRNPTGWVDPLGLSENCPQAGTGNCLPPDKTGNTQVNDGEPDLPYSGTISAAMQNKILYGIRSPRHNSPIGGHSAKLLNSPKYQVDVLQTNRDGTISAKNFKMILERKDGTLGWSAAKSPNRHTFAPENWSDEKILRATDEVALAPGVIIRDEAGMKITQHTKVIDGVGWQVIKENDQITSSYPTGGKP, from the coding sequence ATGTTCATACCTGACAACCTCCTGGCCTTGAACAACACCATCGGGCTGCTGGTGGTCGCCGCCATGGACCCTGAGCAGCCGAATGTCGAAGCGGTATTGGGTGATTTTCGACTGTGCCTGAACGACTACGACGCCTGGGCTGAAAGTTTCTGGACCGGCAAGGCCCTGGATGTCGAGCAAGTATTCAAGGTCGGCAACGAAGTCCGGCTTAGCGCGCCGAAGAATTCCACTACGCCTGTCAGCGCGACAGTCGCCGCGTGCCCGGCCAGCGGCCCGTTGACCCTGGTGCATATGTTTGAGGCGGCGCGCTTCGTGCCGATCGGCAATACGCCGATGATGCTTGAACCTTTGCTTTCCGACGTGGCGGGTAAGCAGACATTCGGCAAGCCGATCTACGACGAGATCGGCCCCAGCGGCATTCTGGAAATCCCCGATTGCCAGCGCGGCCAGCGTTATCGCATCACTTTCTTTCCCGATGTATCCGCCGATCACGTCAAAGCACTTTACGCCTCCTATCAGGGCGTCATCGACGAGCTGGAAGGCTGGTTGCGCAACGAGTGGACGAGCGAGTTCGAACCGGCGTGGGCCGGGTTCTCCCAGGCCGCTTTCATCGAGCGCTACGGCATGCTGCAACAGGCCGATTGGCGCGGCTTCGAGAACTCGCTGAACGGTTTGTGGGATGACGTAAAACAGGTTTACGTCCTGATCGCCGACCTGCAGGCCAACAGCGAAAAACTCCTTGAATACCTGACCCGATCCGAGCTTGAAACGCTGCTGAACGCTTCGGCGGAATCCATCGCCAAGGTGTTGCTGATGCTGAGCGACGAGCCGTTGATGTTCATTCATCTCGCGGCGTTCACCAGTTGGCTGAGGATGCTGCCGCCGCAGTACATCGCCGAGGTCGTGGCGGAAATTCGTACGGAGATTTTGATCAGTTTCCTGCTCATGTGCCTTACCAGTCCTGCGGGACTGAAATTGCACCTGAGTGAGAAGGTGCTGTCCAGAATCAAGTCCCCGCGAACCCGGAAATGGCTGGCGGGCGCCAGTTTGCGACTGGCTGAGCTCACCGCCAGGTCTGACCTGACAGCCCACGCGGGCACGCTAAAACCGCTGATGGTCCACAGCCGGCATGCACCGATCAAACCTGCGCCCGCCGTGCCGTTGCAAATCACCCCAGGTGTTGCGCCAGTTCTGTCGGTGAAGAATCCAGTGGCCATCGCGCGCGACAAGTCTCAAGCCATGACCAGGATTGGTCGGCAGGAACATCGCGACGATGCGCCCGATCAAGCGAAAAACCCCAACGGCGACAGCGCCGATTCCGTCGATAAAACCGCGACCAATAAATGCCCGGTGTCGATGGTCACCGGCGAGGAACTGCTGACCCTGACCGACGGTGCGCTGGACGGGATTTTGCCGTTCGAGTTCACCCGCCTCTATCGCACCAGCGCGGTGGAGATCGATTGCGGGCTCGGGTTTGGCTGGAGTCATTCGCTGTCGCATCGACTGGAAATCGAGGGCGACAGCGTTATCTGGATCGACCACGAAAACCGCCGCACCACCTTTCCGTTACCGAATATCGAGCGCCCGGCGATTCACAACAGTCTGTCGCGGGCGGCGATTTATCTGGGTGACGAGCCGGAAGAACTGATCCTCGCCCAGGCGGGGGAAAAATCCCGGTTTTTCCATTTCCGTGCCGGGCGTCTGACGGCGATCAGCGATGCCTACGGCAATCGGCTGACGGTGCAGCGGGACATTTCTGACAGGATCAAGCGCCTCGACAACGGCGCCGGGCGCTCTCTTCTGTTGCGCTATGACCGCAGCCATTTGCTCGCCATCGACTATCAGCGTTTTCAGCCCGCCGACACCCTGGAAGACGCCTGGCGTACCGAACAAACACTGGTTGCCTACCGCTACGACGCTCGCCATCGCTTGATCGAAGCCACCAATGCCGCCGGCGAAAGCGAGCGTTACGACTACGACGATCAGCACGTCATCCTGCAGCGGCAGTTGGCCGGTGGGGCGAGTTTTTTCTGGGAGTGGGAACGCTCCGGCAAGGCGGCCCGCTGCATCCGGCATTGGGCGTCGTTTGCGCAAATGGACGCGCGTTACGTCTGGGACGACCACGGCCGTGTGCGGGTTAACAACGCCGACGGCAGCGAAGAGGTTTACGAACACGACGAGCGCGCGCGGCTGGTGCGCAAGGTCGGGCTGGACGGCGGCGAACACCTCAAGGCCTACGACGACCACGGTCGGCTGCTGGCCGAGCAGGACCCGCTCGGCGCCGTCACCGAATACCGTTACGACGAAGTCGGACGGCTGATCGCGCTGATTCCGCCGGAAGACGTGCCGACGGCCTACGAATACCGCAACGGTTTCCTGCAGGCGCGGTACCGCGGTCAAGCGGTGTGGACATACCAGCGCAACGCCCAGGGCGACATCACCGAAGCGAGCGACCCCGACGGCCAGGTCAGCCACTATTACTACGACGACAAAGGGCAACTGCTGTCGATCCGCTACCCGGACACCAGCCGGCAAGTGTTCGTCTGGAACGCCTTGGGGCAACTGCTCGAAGAGACCTTGCCGGACGGCGGTCGGCGGCGCTTTTCCTACGATGCGCTGGGGCGGCAGCTTACCCGTCAGGACGAACATGGCGCCGTCACCCGCTACCAGTGGGATGCCGTCGGCCGACTGCTCCAGACCACACTGCCTACCGGCGCCAGCCGCGCGTTCAGCTACAACGCCTACGGCAAGATCACCGCCGAACGCGATGAACTGGGCCGCGTCACCCGCTACGAATACCTCGACGACCTGCACCTGGTCAGCCGCCGCCTCAATCCCGACGGCACCCAGCTGCGCTACCGCTACGACAACGCCCAGCTGTTGCTCACGGCAATCGAAAACGAATCCGGCGAAACCTATCGCCTGGACTACACGCCCAATGGTTTGATCCGACAGGAAACCGGCTTCGACGGCCAACGCACGGCGTACGCCTACGACCTCAATGGCCAGCTGCTGGAGAAAACCGAGTTCGGCGAGGACGGCTCGCAGCGGCTGACCGCTTACCAGCGGGATTCGGCCGGCCGCCTGCGAGTCAAAACCCTGCCCGACGGCAGCCAGGTTGAGTACCGCTACGACCGCCTCGGCCGGTTGGTCAGCGTCGACGACGGCCACGACCATCCGCTGGAATTCGAGTACGACCCGCAGGACCGGCTGATCACCGAGCATCAGGGCTGGGGCACGTTGCGTTATGGCTACGACGCTTGCGGCCAACTGAATCGCCTGCGCCTGCCGGACGGCAGCAAACTCGATTACCACCACGCCCGGGGCGGCGCGCTGACCGCGATCGACCTCAACGGCGCGCGGCTCAGCGATCACCAGTTCGCCTTCGGCCGCGAACAGCAACGCCAGCAGGGGCAGTTGCTCAGCGAATATGCCTACGACGATCAGGGCCGCTTGAAGGCCCACGCGGTCAGTCAGCTGTATCGCCGTGACTATGCCTACAGCGCCAACGGCAACCTTGACTACATTGCCGACACGCGACACGGTCAACGCAGTTACCACTACGACCCGCTCAACCGCCTGATCGGCGTCCGCCACACCCGCGATCAACCCCCGGAAAGCTTCGCCCACGACCCGGCTGGCAACCTGCTGATGCACGATCGTCCCGGCCCGTCCACCGTCAAAGGCAACCGCCTGCTGAGGCAAGGCGACCGCCACTACGACTACGACGCCTTCGGCAACCTGATCCGCGAACGCCGCGGCACCGGGCAAAAACGCGTCACCGAATACCGCTACGACGGCCAGCACCGCTTGGTCGGCGTCACCACCGCGGACGGCCGCAGCGCCAGCTACCGCTACGACGCGTTCGGCCGCCGCATCAGCAAAACCGTCGACGGCAAGACCACCGAATTCTTCTGGCAAGGCGACCACCTCATCGCCGAAAGCAGCCGCGAGCACTACCGCAGCTACGTCTACGAACCCGGCAGCTTCCGCCCACTGGCCATGCTCGACGGCAAAGGCCCGGACCAGGCTTGCCCGTTCTACTACCAACTCGACCACCTCGGCACCCCGCAAGAACTTACCGATTACAGCGGCGACATCATCTGGGCCGCCCGATACACAGCCTATGGCCGCCTGACTCGCCTCAACCGCGACACCCATCAGGTGCTGGATCAGCCGTTGAGGTTTCAGGGGCAGTACTTCGATGCGGAGACTGGCCTGCATTACAACCGGCATCGCTACTACAATCCGGATGTTGGACGGTATTTGACGCCGGATCCGAGCAAGTTGGCGGGGGGGTTAAACGGGTATCAGTACACGCGCAATCCGACGGGGTGGGTTGATCCGCTGGGGTTGAGTGAGAATTGCCCGCAGGCGGGAACAGGAAATTGCCTACCTCCGGATAAGACAGGCAACACTCAAGTAAATGATGGAGAGCCTGACCTTCCCTATTCAGGAACTATCTCGGCCGCAATGCAGAACAAGATTCTGTACGGGATTCGGAGCCCTAGGCATAACAGCCCTATTGGTGGGCACTCCGCAAAATTACTTAACTCCCCGAAGTATCAAGTGGATGTACTTCAGACGAACAGAGATGGCACCATCAGCGCAAAAAACTTCAAGATGATTCTGGAACGTAAAGATGGAACATTAGGATGGTCGGCCGCTAAATCACCGAATCGACATACGTTTGCGCCTGAGAACTGGAGTGACGAAAAGATCCTAAGAGCTACAGATGAGGTAGCACTTGCTCCGGGTGTAATCATTCGCGATGAGGCTGGAATGAAAATCACCCAACACACAAAAGTCATTGATGGCGTCGGATGGCAAGTGATTAAAGAGAACGATCAGATCACCTCATCCTATCCAACGGGAGGTAAGCCGTGA
- a CDS encoding HAD-IA family hydrolase — MNAPLNEFGPIKAVIFDMDGLLLDTEGIYTEVTSIIAARYGRVFDWSIKQNIIGRGAGDLARYVVEALDLPITAEEFLVIREPLMRERFPTALAMPGAQELVRHLKANNIPIAVGTSSSRQSFGQKTTLHRDWFALFDFIVTADDPEVGAAKPAPDIFLTAARRLGVAPEDCLVFEDSPFGVTAAKAAGMTAIAIPDAAMADEKYAHADGILRTLKAFKPSACGLPALEWA; from the coding sequence ATGAATGCACCGCTAAATGAATTCGGCCCGATCAAGGCCGTGATTTTCGATATGGATGGCTTGTTGCTGGACACCGAGGGCATTTACACCGAAGTCACGTCGATAATTGCCGCGCGTTACGGGCGGGTCTTCGACTGGAGCATCAAGCAGAACATCATCGGCCGTGGCGCGGGCGATCTGGCGCGTTATGTGGTCGAGGCGCTGGACCTGCCGATTACCGCCGAAGAGTTTCTGGTGATCCGCGAACCGCTGATGCGCGAGCGTTTTCCTACAGCACTGGCGATGCCTGGCGCACAGGAGCTGGTTCGGCATCTGAAGGCCAATAACATTCCGATTGCGGTGGGCACCAGCTCTTCGCGTCAGTCGTTCGGCCAGAAAACCACCTTGCACCGCGACTGGTTCGCGCTGTTCGATTTCATCGTGACGGCCGATGATCCGGAGGTCGGCGCGGCCAAACCGGCGCCGGACATCTTCCTCACGGCGGCGCGGCGCCTGGGTGTCGCGCCTGAGGATTGCCTGGTGTTCGAGGATTCGCCGTTCGGTGTCACGGCGGCGAAAGCGGCGGGAATGACCGCGATTGCGATCCCGGATGCGGCGATGGCTGACGAAAAATACGCACACGCCGACGGCATTCTTCGTACGCTGAAAGCGTTCAAGCCGAGTGCTTGCGGATTGCCGGCGCTCGAATGGGCTTAA
- a CDS encoding 3-oxoacyl-ACP reductase family protein — translation MTTQNLSGKVALIQGGSRGIGAAIVKRLAAEGATVAFTYVSSTAKAEELQNSITGNGGKALAIKADSADAEAIRDAVTATVNAFGRLDILVNNAGVLAVAPLEDFKLEDFDQTLAINVRSVFIATQAAAKHMTEGGRIINIGSTNADRMPFAGGGPYAMSKSALVGLTKGLARDLGPRGITINNVQPGPVDTDMNPATGDFAESLIPLMAVGRYGKAEEIASFVAYLVGPEAGYITGASLTIDGGFGA, via the coding sequence ATGACTACTCAGAACCTCAGCGGCAAAGTGGCTTTGATTCAAGGCGGATCCCGCGGTATCGGTGCCGCCATTGTCAAACGCCTGGCCGCTGAAGGCGCGACAGTGGCCTTCACCTACGTCAGCTCCACGGCCAAGGCCGAAGAATTGCAAAACAGCATCACCGGTAACGGCGGCAAAGCCCTCGCCATCAAGGCTGACAGCGCCGACGCCGAGGCCATTCGCGACGCCGTGACCGCCACCGTAAACGCCTTTGGCCGCCTGGACATTCTGGTCAATAACGCTGGCGTACTGGCCGTTGCCCCCTTGGAAGACTTCAAACTCGAAGACTTCGACCAGACCCTCGCGATCAATGTGCGCAGCGTATTCATCGCCACCCAAGCCGCCGCCAAACACATGACCGAAGGCGGTCGCATCATCAACATCGGCAGCACCAACGCCGACCGCATGCCCTTCGCCGGTGGAGGCCCGTACGCCATGAGCAAGTCGGCGCTGGTCGGCCTGACCAAAGGCCTGGCGCGCGACCTCGGCCCACGCGGCATCACCATCAACAACGTGCAACCGGGCCCGGTCGACACTGACATGAACCCGGCCACTGGTGACTTCGCCGAAAGCCTGATCCCGTTGATGGCGGTGGGTCGTTACGGCAAAGCGGAAGAAATCGCCAGCTTCGTCGCCTACCTCGTCGGTCCCGAAGCCGGCTACATCACCGGTGCCAGCCTGACCATCGATGGTGGTTTCGGCGCCTGA
- a CDS encoding LysR family transcriptional regulator, with protein sequence METFSSIECFVRSAEVGSFAEAARRLSLTPAAVGKSVAKLEARLGVRLFQRSTRSLTLTEAGHRFLGEVSSSLHTIQNAVANLASAEGLPAGTLKVSMGTVFGRLYIVPLLGEFLRRFPAINPDWHFDNRQVDLIAQGFDAAIGGGFELPQGVVARKLTPAHRVLVASADYLAGREVIAEPDDLKHHDGILIRSPQTGRVRSWQLTSRTQQHSPLTLKARMTMSDSEAACATAAQGLGIALVSMPFAVGYLEAGTLQRVLPEWFVDDGNISIYYAEHKLLPGKTRAFVDFIIEQFAEQGLGQRFSAV encoded by the coding sequence ATGGAAACCTTCAGCAGTATCGAATGCTTCGTGCGCAGTGCCGAGGTCGGCAGCTTCGCCGAGGCCGCACGTCGCCTGAGCCTGACCCCGGCGGCGGTGGGCAAGAGCGTCGCCAAGCTTGAAGCGCGGCTGGGTGTGCGGCTGTTTCAGCGCAGCACTCGCAGCCTGACGCTCACTGAAGCGGGTCATCGGTTTCTCGGCGAAGTGAGTTCCAGTCTTCACACGATCCAGAATGCCGTGGCCAATCTGGCCAGCGCCGAGGGGCTACCCGCGGGGACGTTGAAGGTCAGCATGGGCACGGTGTTTGGGCGTTTGTACATCGTGCCGTTGCTCGGGGAGTTTCTGCGGCGCTTTCCGGCGATCAACCCGGACTGGCATTTCGATAACCGTCAGGTCGATCTGATCGCTCAGGGTTTCGATGCGGCGATTGGTGGGGGATTCGAGCTGCCGCAGGGGGTAGTGGCGCGCAAGCTGACACCGGCCCATCGGGTGTTGGTGGCGTCAGCCGACTATCTTGCAGGGCGTGAGGTGATTGCCGAGCCCGATGATCTCAAACATCACGATGGCATCCTGATTCGATCGCCACAGACGGGTCGTGTGCGTTCCTGGCAATTGACCAGTCGCACCCAGCAACACAGCCCGCTGACGCTCAAGGCGCGGATGACCATGAGCGATTCGGAGGCGGCCTGCGCTACCGCCGCCCAAGGGTTGGGCATTGCGCTGGTGAGCATGCCGTTTGCCGTGGGCTATCTGGAGGCCGGGACGTTGCAGCGGGTGCTGCCGGAATGGTTTGTCGACGATGGCAACATTTCGATCTATTACGCGGAGCACAAATTGTTGCCGGGCAAGACTCGGGCGTTTGTGGATTTCATCATTGAGCAGTTTGCGGAGCAGGGGTTGGGGCAGCGGTTTAGTGCGGTTTGA
- a CDS encoding aspartate/glutamate racemase family protein: MRILVVNVNTTESITQAIARSAQSVAAPGTEIIGLTPYFGADSIEGNFESYLAAIAVMDRVMSYDQPFDAVIQAGYGEHGREGLQELLNVPVVDITDAAASTAMFLGHAYSVVTTLDRTVPLIEDRLKLSGLWDRCASVRASGLAVLELESDPERALEAIIRQAELAVLEDKAEVICLGCGGMAGLDEQIRRRTGVPVVDGVTAAVTIAESLVRLGLSTSKVRTYATPRPKKIIGWPGRFGQ; this comes from the coding sequence ATGCGAATTCTCGTGGTCAACGTCAACACCACCGAATCCATCACCCAGGCCATCGCGCGTTCGGCTCAGTCCGTGGCCGCGCCGGGCACGGAAATCATCGGCCTGACGCCCTACTTCGGTGCTGACTCCATCGAAGGCAATTTCGAAAGTTATCTGGCCGCCATCGCGGTGATGGACCGGGTAATGTCCTACGACCAACCCTTCGACGCCGTAATCCAGGCCGGTTACGGCGAGCACGGCCGCGAGGGCTTGCAGGAGTTGCTCAACGTGCCGGTGGTGGACATCACCGATGCGGCGGCCAGCACCGCCATGTTCCTCGGCCATGCCTACTCGGTGGTCACTACGCTGGACCGCACCGTGCCGCTGATCGAGGACCGCCTCAAACTGTCCGGACTCTGGGACCGTTGCGCGTCGGTGCGGGCCAGCGGTTTGGCGGTGCTGGAACTGGAATCCGATCCCGAGCGTGCGCTGGAAGCCATTATTCGTCAGGCGGAACTGGCCGTGCTTGAAGATAAGGCCGAGGTGATTTGCCTGGGCTGCGGCGGCATGGCCGGGCTGGATGAACAGATTCGCCGACGCACTGGCGTACCGGTGGTGGATGGTGTGACGGCGGCGGTGACGATTGCCGAGTCGCTGGTGCGGTTGGGATTGTCGACGTCGAAAGTGCGGACCTATGCGACGCCGCGGCCGAAGAAAATTATTGGCTGGCCCGGGCGTTTCGGGCAGTAG
- a CDS encoding phosphoadenylyl-sulfate reductase, with translation MSPTFDVVELATTYANKSAQDILKLAFAEFGDDLWISFSGAEDVVLVDMAWKLNKNVKVFSLDTGRLHPETYRFIDQVREHYKIDIELVSPDYTKLEPFVKEKGLFSFYKDGHGECCGIRKIEPLRRKLSGVAAWATGQRRDQSPGTRSAVAVLEIDTAFSTPERTLYKFNPLAQMTSEEIWGYIRMLELPYNSLHERGFISIGCEPCTRPVLPNQHEREGRWWWEEATQKECGLHAGNIISKSKE, from the coding sequence ATGAGCCCAACGTTCGACGTCGTGGAACTCGCCACGACCTATGCCAACAAATCCGCCCAGGACATCCTGAAACTTGCGTTCGCCGAGTTTGGCGATGACCTGTGGATATCTTTCAGCGGCGCCGAAGACGTGGTGCTGGTAGACATGGCCTGGAAGCTGAACAAGAACGTCAAAGTGTTCAGCCTCGACACTGGCCGCCTGCACCCCGAGACCTATCGCTTCATCGATCAGGTGCGCGAGCACTACAAGATCGACATCGAACTGGTGTCGCCGGACTACACCAAGCTCGAACCCTTCGTGAAGGAAAAAGGCCTGTTCAGTTTCTACAAGGACGGCCATGGCGAATGCTGCGGCATCCGCAAGATCGAGCCGCTACGTCGTAAGCTCTCGGGAGTGGCGGCCTGGGCCACCGGGCAGCGTCGGGATCAAAGCCCTGGCACTCGCAGCGCCGTCGCAGTGCTGGAAATCGACACCGCGTTCTCCACCCCGGAACGCACCCTCTACAAATTCAACCCGCTGGCACAAATGACCAGCGAAGAGATCTGGGGCTACATCCGCATGCTCGAGCTGCCGTACAACAGCCTGCATGAACGAGGGTTCATCAGCATCGGCTGCGAGCCCTGCACCCGCCCGGTATTGCCGAACCAGCACGAGCGCGAAGGTCGTTGGTGGTGGGAAGAAGCGACGCAGAAAGAATGCGGGCTGCATGCGGGCAATATCATCAGCAAATCCAAGGAATAA
- the thrH gene encoding bifunctional phosphoserine phosphatase/homoserine phosphotransferase ThrH has product MEIACLDLEGVLVPEIWIAFAEKTGIESLRATTRDIPDYDVLMKQRLRILDEHGLKLSDIQEVIATLQPLDGAIEFVNWLRERFQVVILSDTFYEFSQPLMRQLGFPTLLCHRLITDDSGRVTSYQLRQKDPKRQSVLAFKSLYYRVIAAGDSYNDTTMLGEADAGILFHAPDNVIREFPQFPAVHSFEELKQEFIKASNRALSL; this is encoded by the coding sequence GTGGAAATTGCCTGTCTGGATCTTGAAGGTGTATTGGTCCCGGAAATCTGGATCGCCTTCGCCGAAAAAACCGGGATCGAGTCCCTCAGGGCCACCACCCGGGACATCCCCGACTACGACGTGCTGATGAAGCAGCGTCTGCGGATTCTCGACGAGCACGGCTTGAAACTCTCCGACATTCAGGAAGTAATCGCCACGCTCCAGCCGCTGGACGGCGCCATCGAGTTCGTCAACTGGCTGCGTGAGCGCTTTCAGGTGGTGATTCTGTCGGACACGTTCTACGAGTTCTCCCAGCCGCTGATGCGTCAACTGGGCTTCCCGACCTTGCTCTGCCATCGTCTGATTACGGACGATTCCGGTCGGGTGACGAGCTATCAATTGCGTCAGAAAGATCCCAAGCGCCAGTCGGTTTTGGCCTTCAAGAGCCTTTACTACCGGGTGATCGCGGCGGGGGATTCCTACAACGACACCACGATGCTGGGCGAGGCGGATGCGGGAATTCTGTTCCATGCGCCGGACAATGTGATTCGCGAGTTTCCGCAGTTCCCGGCGGTGCACAGTTTTGAGGAGCTGAAGCAGGAATTCATCAAGGCTTCGAACCGGGCTTTGAGTTTGTAA